One Campylobacter pinnipediorum subsp. caledonicus genomic window carries:
- a CDS encoding diacylglycerol kinase, with protein MKHNKKAYFKRIISATKYSLKGLKSAYIYEAAFRQEVWCCFIFIPIGLIFGDNAIEKSLLVASILIVLIVELINSAIEAVVDRIGYEINELSGRAKDMGSSAVFVSIILAFIVWFIIFVF; from the coding sequence TTGAAACATAACAAGAAAGCTTATTTTAAACGTATTATTAGTGCAACAAAATATTCTTTAAAAGGTTTGAAAAGTGCATATATTTATGAAGCTGCTTTTCGTCAAGAAGTATGGTGTTGTTTTATATTTATTCCAATAGGACTTATCTTTGGAGATAATGCTATTGAAAAGTCTTTGCTTGTTGCATCTATTTTAATTGTATTGATAGTTGAATTGATAAATAGCGCTATTGAAGCTGTTGTTGATAGGATAGGATATGAAATTAATGAGTTATCTGGTAGAGCAAAGGACATGGGTTCATCTGCTGTTTTTGTATCAATAATATTAGCTTTTATTGTTTGGTTTATTATTTTTGTATTTTAA
- the rho gene encoding transcription termination factor Rho — MENNSKETKDNKDTQEKTQKTTKKHQNTRTHIPVDGHKIEELRMLDLESLVQIALNLGVENPREFRRQDLMFEILKTQTKQGGFILFTGILEITNEGYGFLRSVDVNLSDSSNDAYVSNSQIRKFALRVGDIVTGQVREPKDQEKYYALLKIEAVNYLSLAEAKERALFDNLTPLFPTQKLHLEYEPLKLTGRVLDLFTPIGKGQRGLIVAPPRSGKTELMKELAHGIAKNHPESHLMVLLVDERPEEVTDMQRCVKGEVFSSTFDLPALNHVRVAELVIEKAKRMVEMGKDVIILLDSITRLARAYNTVTPPSGKVLTGGVDANALHKPKRFFGAARNIEHGGSLTIVATALIDTGSRMDEVIFEEFKGTGNSEIVLDRNISDRRIYPAINVLKSGTRKEELLQKPDELQKIWAIRTAIASMDDVEALKFLYAKMLKTKDNIELLSILND, encoded by the coding sequence GAAACCAAAGACAATAAAGACACTCAGGAAAAAACACAAAAAACAACAAAAAAACATCAAAATACAAGAACGCACATACCAGTTGATGGACACAAGATAGAAGAGCTTAGAATGCTTGATCTTGAAAGCTTGGTTCAAATAGCTTTAAACTTGGGCGTTGAAAATCCAAGAGAATTTCGTAGACAAGACTTGATGTTTGAAATCTTAAAAACCCAAACAAAGCAGGGTGGTTTTATACTTTTTACAGGTATTTTAGAAATTACAAATGAAGGTTATGGATTTTTAAGATCCGTTGATGTAAACCTAAGTGATAGTTCAAATGATGCCTATGTGTCAAATTCTCAGATCAGAAAATTTGCACTTCGTGTAGGAGATATAGTTACAGGTCAAGTTAGAGAGCCAAAAGACCAAGAAAAATATTATGCATTGCTTAAAATAGAAGCTGTTAATTATCTATCTTTGGCAGAGGCAAAAGAACGTGCTTTGTTTGATAACTTAACTCCGCTTTTTCCAACACAAAAGTTGCATTTAGAATACGAACCATTAAAACTAACTGGTAGGGTTTTAGACCTTTTTACACCCATAGGTAAAGGACAAAGAGGACTTATAGTTGCTCCTCCAAGAAGCGGTAAAACAGAGCTTATGAAAGAATTAGCTCACGGCATAGCTAAAAATCATCCAGAGTCTCATCTCATGGTGCTTTTAGTTGATGAAAGACCGGAAGAGGTTACTGATATGCAACGTTGTGTGAAAGGTGAGGTATTTAGCTCTACTTTTGATTTGCCGGCACTAAATCACGTAAGAGTAGCCGAGCTTGTTATAGAAAAAGCCAAGCGTATGGTTGAAATGGGTAAAGATGTTATCATATTGCTTGATAGTATCACAAGACTTGCAAGAGCTTACAATACAGTTACCCCGCCAAGTGGAAAAGTTTTAACCGGTGGTGTTGATGCAAATGCTTTACATAAGCCAAAAAGATTTTTTGGTGCAGCTAGAAATATAGAACATGGTGGTAGCTTAACAATAGTCGCAACCGCTCTGATAGATACTGGTTCTAGAATGGATGAAGTAATTTTTGAAGAGTTTAAAGGAACTGGAAATAGCGAAATAGTTCTTGATAGAAATATATCTGATAGAAGAATTTATCCAGCTATAAATGTATTAAAATCAGGAACCAGAAAAGAAGAACTGCTTCAAAAACCTGATGAACTTCAAAAAATATGGGCTATAAGAACAGCAATTGCTTCTATGGATGATGTTGAGGCTCTTAAATTTTTATATGCAAAAATGCTTAAAACAAAAGACAATATTGAACTATTGTCTATATTAAACGACTAA